In Haematobia irritans isolate KBUSLIRL chromosome 1, ASM5000362v1, whole genome shotgun sequence, a genomic segment contains:
- the LOC142234772 gene encoding uncharacterized protein LOC142234772 — protein sequence MNNLAEQSGSTVSKGSIKPSLIYEKLVFDCDHLNNFCQQLENCDVTDQTDLMLEVKMEDLEARWKKLQIDYEAVLLSPETSCSKEDKENAKLNFNISAEAYYSARSTILEVLRMSGSHNLQNVTIRNPANSLNGSHNIIDTQGPGAANICIKVPPCDTDTFSGSYEDWPSFRDMFTAVYVNHPKLTRVQKLYHLRNKTKGSAGAIVKRYTLCDTNFDLAWGALKSRYENKRVLVDNQLRLLFNIPTASTENSDSLQKIHSAVSDCLSTLKSLEVDIQSWDPILIYLISTKLPDETISLWEQSLRSHRDLPTWQEMDTFLMNRFEVVERISSIRSTKERHSLPSVISSRPHSKIQTYTSQEKLTQKCYMCKNNHSIRICPDFQKISPQERINFVFRNKLCNNCLSESHVKAKCKSKNTCMFCKKRHHSLLHLSQLSTSKTLAQTVDNTVPVENAQPCTSSSLVVSTHEPSFSTIEGQSQVQANVSSCDGTILLRTALVQIEVRGEFFTIRALIDPGSQRTFLSERARNRLKIPYKRSFYQIVGIGAQTQTTDKECEIMLYSTKHNTRCSINAIVLPKLTKRLPSVTFEVPNSSKLRGLDLADPGFNVSSNIDLILGSDSESHINLEGFVKNVCGETSAYNTIFGWVLSGPIRANSIQSLTTNVMASDESMLCDILKKFWEMEEIPKIDASSIDDQYCEDYYAKTTTRQPDGRYVVRLPFNKKYNTSMWLGASRALALGQYKRMQSTLSKDPELETAYNSVLGEYISLNHMEETRSQEVGIEGKYGSFYLPHHAVVRPDHKSTKVRVVFNASRKTKSGFSLNDVLYSGPTLQTDLVSVILNWRKYKYVYCGDIQKMYRQIMVHPEDRAFQRILFQSSPNSPVKDYQLKTVTFGVSCAPFLAIRTLLQLATDSANQYPTVASTLRKETYVDDILSGGFSIEETIEAQTKLISVLKSAGFPLKKLTANDSRLLAHLPQEDLYDLNFLRLNESSSTKTLGINWNALKDAFSYSCSNIEIRADYTKRQVLAAVAQLFDPAGWLTPVIIKAKILMQQLWLEGLGWDDSISSDALQTWNQILNDLPHIEHISVPRWIQLLPEDSIEIHGFCDASKAAYCACVYVRCKTSTATVFSNLLIAKSKVAPIKPIPLPKLELNGAVLLAKLIKYVVGIFQVEFDSITLWTDASIVLGWLSKPPRSWETYVANRTALIHDIVPNVKWRHVPTHENPADLGTRGCRPQDLISNPLWWYGPSWMTTPEFNWPNRNPLTTNLPAEIVQSHQVTTESVDILERFSSYTKALRVLSYVFRFFFNSHPSNGNSQRFQTIRVSTTELQNVKNRLLSLAQRQFYSNEYNSLHSSAPIGKKSHLSTLNPFLDCDNLMRVNGRLSNSSLPYKERYPIILPGKSRFCFLYLSHLHTFLAHGECNLMCRFVQTEFYVPRLKSLVKTIIHKCKTCLIYKHKPSSQIMAPLPSDRCTLAPPFHTTGIDFAGPFDLKSSSLRKSPIIKGYVSVFVCFATKAIHLEACSELSSAAFEAAFARFVGRRGLPHRIVSDNGRNFLGASRNLTREFAKFLRCTSTDIAEKYATYGFEWKFIPPHAPHMGGLWEAAVKSFKIHFKKITGSHRFTFEQFSTILARIEGVLNSRPISAISEDPADLTALTPGHFLKGAPIVALPEPISQNLSLVNRWTKLKALHHQFSLRWKNDYLKSMQKRYKWKTPSCNLKIDDLVVILDDLLPPNEWRLGRIINTYPGSDQNVRIADVRTATGVVNRPITKLCYLPLCDNLPSDQESPRTQQRKRDTYMCKLCKRFHSIKDCPKFLIMTSKERNIFILKESYCVNCLARTHRFRDCRSRNMCRLCGRPHNSLLHPNYDSTNQLRNRGSRNNRDNDEIGTHGQSRATDRNRREYDEVVTHRPSRGADHNRKQSSRNRNSNRTAKNLQNHTTNSEKSNQQIVSEAIRALASVLCTNQS from the exons atgAATAACCTAGCGGAGCAATCTGGTTCCACCGTCAGCAAGGGTTCCATTAAGCCGTCACTCATTTACGAAAAACTAGTTTTTGACTGTGACCATTTGAATAATTTCTGCCAACAACTAGAGAACTGCGATGTTACGGACCAAACGGACTTAATGTTAGAGGTGAAAATGGAGGATTTAGAGGCTAGgtggaaaaaattacaaatagatTATGAGGCGGTACTTCTGTCCCCCGAAACATCTTGTTCAAAGGAGGATAAAGAAAACGCGAAGCTCAATTTCAATATTTCGGCCGAGGCATATTACAGTGCACGGTCAACTATTTTGGAAGTTTTACGAATGTCGGGAAGTCATAACTTGCAAAACGTTACGATCAGAAATCCTGCTAATAGTTTGAATGGCTCCCATAATATCATTGATACCCAAGGCCCAGGGGCAGCGAATATTTGTATCAAAGTTCCGCCATGTGATACGGACACATTCTCGGGAAGTTATGAAGATTGGCCTTCTTTCCGAGATATGTTCACGGCCGTGTACGTGAACCATCCAAAACTCACACGTGTCCAAAAACTGTATCATTtacgaaataaaacaaaaggaaGTGCGGGAGCGATTGTAAAGAGATATACTTTGTGTGATACCAATTTCGATTTGGCATGGGGAGCTCTAAAATCGCGCTATGAAAATAAACGTGTTCTTGTAGATAATCAACTCAGGTTACTTTTTAATATACCCACGGCTTCCACTGAAAACAGCgattctttacaaaaaatacaTTCGGCAGTTAGCGATTGTCTCTCGACCCTCAAGTCGCTCGAGGTTGACATACAGTCTTGGGACCCCATATTGATATACTTGATATCCACTAAGCTCCCAGACGAGACTATTTCCCTATGGGAACAATCACTAAGATCGCATAGGGATTTGCCAACATGGCAAGAAATGGATACGTTCTTGATGAACAGATTTGAGGTGGTAgaaaggatttcttctattaggTCCACGAAGGAACGCCATAGCCTCCCTTCGGTAATTTCATCCAGGCCTCATAGTAAGATTCAGACATATACTTCACAGGAGAAGTTGACGCAGAAATGTTACATGTGTAAAAATAACCATAGCATACGGATATGCccagattttcagaaaatttccccacAAGAGCGAATTAACTTTGTGTTTCGGAATAAACTTTGTAACAATTGTCTATCCGAATCTCATGTGAAGGCTAAATGTAAGAGCAAAAATACGTGCATGTTCTGCAAAAAACGGCATCATTCCTTACTGCATTTAAGCCAATTATCGACTTCTAAGACATTGGCGCAAACAGTCGATAACACAGTCCCTGTAGAGAATGCACAACCATGCACAAGCAGCTCATTGGTGGTGTCAACCCATGAGCCTTCATTTAGCACAATAGAAGGTCAATCTCAAGTTCAAGCTAACGTCTCGTCTTGTGATGGTACTATACTTCTGCGAACTGCTTTGGTACAAATTGAAGTGCGGGGGGAGTTCTTCACAATCAGAGCTCTTATTGATCCCGGGTCACAAAGGACATTCCTTTCCGAAAGAGCTAGAAACCGCTTGAAAATCCCATACAAAAGATCGTTTTACCAAATTGTTGGTATAGGGGCACAAACACAAACTACAGACAAAGAATGTGAGATTATGTTGTACTCGACGAAACATAACACACGATGTTCCATAAATGCCATTGTACTgcctaaattaactaaaagactACCGTCAGTCACATTTGAAGTTCCCAACTCATCCAAACTTCGCGGCCTTGATTTGGCCGATCCAGGATTTAATGTATCATCGAATATTGATTTGATATTAGGTAGTGATTCGGAGAGTCACATAAATCTAGAAGGGTTTGTAAAGAATGTATGTGGAGAAACTTCGGCATACAATACCATATTCGGCTGGGTTCTCAGTGGACCCATTAGAGCGAATTCGATACAATCGTTAACAACCAATGTTATGGCTTCCGATGAGAGTAtgctttgtgatattttgaaaaagttttgggAAATGGAAGAAATTCCGAAAATTGACGCCTCGTCAATTGATGACCAATATTGTGAAGATTATTATGCTAAAACTACCACTCGACAACCCGATGGTCGCTATGTCGTAAGGCttccatttaataaaaaatataacacaTCTATGTGGTTGGGCGCATCCAGAGCCCTGGCTCTTGGACAATATAAGAGAATGCAAAGCACCCTCTCCAAAGATCCGGAATTAGAGACGGCGTATAATTCGGTTTTAGGGgaatatatttcattaaatCATATGGAGGAAACGCGTTCTCAGGAAGTTGGCATTGAAGGTAAATATGGTTCATTTTACCTCCCGCATCACGCTGTGGTACGCCCTGATCATAAGTCTACGAAAGTCAGGGTAGTATTCAACGCGTCCCGTAAAACAAAATCTGGGTTTTCACTAAATGACGTCCTCTATTCTGGCCCCACATTACAAACTGACTTAGTCTCCGTCATCCTCAATTGGAGGAAGTACAAATATGTATATTGTGGAGATATCCAAAAAATGTACCGTCAAATTATGGTACATCCCGAAGATCGAGCTTTTcaacgaattttatttcaaagctcCCCAAATAGCCCAGTAAAGGATTACCAGCTAAAAACGGTAACGTTTGGCGTAAGTTGCGCCCCATTTTTAGCAATTCGCACTTTATTGCAACTTGCGACAGACTCAGCTAATCAATATCCCACGGTCGCTTCCACTTTACGCAAGGAGACATATGTGGACGACATCCTTTCAGGAGGGTTTTCAATTGAAGAAACTATAGAGGCCCAAACAAAACTGATCTCTGTCCTTAAATCCGCTGGATTTCCGCTAAAAAAGTTAACAGCCAATGATTCGCGTTTATTGGCTCATCTGCCACAGGAAGATTTGTATGACTTGAATTTCTTGCGACTAAATGAAAGTAGCTCTACAAAAACATTAGGGATAAACTGGAATGCTCTAAAAGACGCATTTTCTTACTCCTGTAGTAACATTGAAATACGGGCAGATTATACTAAGCGCCAAGTTCTTGCAGCTGTGGCACAGTTGTTTGATCCAGCTGGGTGGTTAACTCCAGTAATTATAAAAGCTAAAATACTTATGCAACAGCTTTGGCTAGAAGGGTTAGGATGGGATGACTCCATTAGCTCAGACGCACTTCAAACTTGGAACCAGATCTTAAATGATTTACCTCATATTGAACACATAAGTGTTCCCCGGTGGATCCAATTATTACCGGAAGATAGTATAGAGATACATGGGTTCTGTGACGCTTCGAAAGCGGCCTATTGCGCATGTGTCTATGTTCGTTGCAAAACATCTACTGCCACtgttttttcgaatttgttgaTAGCCAAAAGCAAGGTTGCTCCAATCAAGCCAATCCCGTTGCCTAAATTGGAATTAAACGGAGCAGTGTTGCTCGCGAAACTCATTAAGTACGTAGTAGGAATTTTTCAAGTTGAATTCGACTCAATAACCTTGTGGACAGATGCCTCAATAGTATTAGGATGGTTATCTAAGCCACCGCGATCATGGGAAACATATGTCGCAAATCGTACGGCTTTGATCCATGACATTGTCCCTAACGTAAAATGGAGACATGTCCCAACGCACGAAAACCCAGCCGATCTCGGTACTAGGGGATGTCGACCCCAAGATCTTATTAGCAACCCCTTGTGGTGGTACGGACCTTCATGGATGACTACTCCTGAGTTCAATTGGCCAAATCGAAACCCACTAACCACGAATCTACCAGCTGAAATAGTTCAGTCTCATCAGGTTACAACAGAATCAGTTGACATTCTGGAAAGATTCTCTTCATATACGAAAGCACTACGTGTTCTTTCCTATGTATTTAGATTTTTCTTTAACAGTCACCCTAGCAACGGAAATTCGCAACGATTCCAGACAATTCGTGTCTCTACTACCGAattacaaaatgtaaaaaatcggCTACTATCATTGGCTCAACGTCAATTTTATAGCAATGAATATAACTCATTACATTCGTCTGCTCCCATAGGAAAAAAGAGTCACTTGTCTACATTAAATCCATTTCTCGATTGTGATAATTTAATGAGAGTTAATGGGCGACTTTCCAACTCGTCACTACCCTATAAAGAAAGGTACCCAATTATCCTTCCCGGaaaatcaagattttgtttTCTGTACTTGTCGCATTTACACACATTTTTGGCTCATGGGGAATGTAACTTAATGTGTAGATTCGTGCAAACCGAATTTTACGTTCCTCGTCTGAAATCCCTCGTCAAAACCATAATTCACAAATGTAAAACCTGTTTAATATATAAACACAAACCGTCGTCTCAAATTATGGCACCATTACCTTCAGATAGATGTACACTGGCCCCGCCCTTTCACACAACGGGAATTGACTTTGCCGGTCCCTTCGACCTCAAAAGCTCAAGTTTACGAAAATCGCCTATAATAAAGGGGTACGTAAGTGTTTTTGTATGCTTCGCAACAAAAGCAATACATTTAGAGGCGTGTTCGGAATTAAGTTCGGCGGCGTTTGAAGCGGCATTTGCCCGCTTTGTTGGTAGGCGAGGCCTACCCCATAGGATAGTTTCGGATAATGGGCGAAATTTTTTAGGAGCTAGCCGTAACCTTACTCGTGAATTCGCCAAGTTTCTAAGATGCACTTCGACCGATATTGCCGAAAAATATGCAACTTATGGGTTCGAATGGAAATTCATACCTCCCCACGCGCCTCATATGGGTGGCCTTTGGGAAGCTGCCGTCAAAAGTTTTAAGattcattttaagaaaataactgGTAGCCACCGATTTACATTCGAACAGTTTTCGACTATTTTAGCACGAATTGAAGGGGTATTAAACTCGCGTCCCATATCAGCCATATCAGAAGATCCTGCTGACTTGACCGCCTTAACTCCGGGACACTTCTTGAAAGGTGCCCCTATTGTAGCACTACCTGAACCCATTTCTCAGAACTTGTCCCTTGTTAATAGATGGACAAAGCTTAAAGCTTTACACCATCAGTTCTCTTTGAGATGGAAAAATGACTATTTGAAATCCATGCAAAAACGCTACAAATGGAAAACCCCTTCTTGTAATTTGAAGATTGACGACTTAGTCGTGATTTTAGATGATTTACTACCTCCTAATGAATGGCGATTAGGAAGAATTATAAATACGTATCCAGGCTCCGACCAAAACGTTCGAATTGCAGATGTACGCACTGCTACCGGTGTTGTGAATCGGCCGATAACCAAACTGTGTTACTTGCCTCTATGCGATAACTTGCCATCCGATCAAGA GTCACCTAGAACCCAGCAGCGTAAACGGGATACGTACATGTGTAAGCTTTGCAAAcgttttcattctattaaagattgtccaaaatttctaaTTATGACGTCAAAAGAAcgcaatatttttatactaaaAGAGTCTTATTGTGTCAACTGTCTTGCACGCACTCATCGATTTCGCGATTGTCGATCCCGAAATATGTGTCGTTTATGTGGCAGACCTCATAACAGTCTTCTGCATCCGAATTATGACAGTACTAATCAATTGCGTAATCGAGGATCAAGAAATAATCGAGATAATGATGAAATTGGTACTCATGGACAATCTAGAGCTACAGACCGTAACCGTCGAGAATATGACGAAGTTGTTACTCATAGACCATCTCGAGGGGCAGATCATAACCGTAAACAGTCATCCAGAAACCGCAACTCTAATCGAACGGCAAAAAATTTGCAGAACCATACGACTAATTCAGAAAAATCTAATCAACAAATCGTATCGGAAGCTATACGAGCACTTGCATCTGTCCTGTGTACTAATCAATCATAA